The Campylobacter concisus genome includes a region encoding these proteins:
- the gyrB gene encoding DNA topoisomerase (ATP-hydrolyzing) subunit B, whose protein sequence is MENNYGAENIKVLKGLEAVRKRPGMYIGDTNISGLHHMIYEVVDNSIDEAMAGYCDTIDVELTREGSAIISDNGRGIPVDMHPTEKISAATVVLTVLHAGGKFDKDTYKVSGGLHGVGVSVVNALSKKLVVNIKRDGKLHRQEFAKGIPQSDLQVIKTTNRTGTQVEFWPDDSIFEVTEFDDEILVKRFRELAYLNPKITINFKDQRNGRSESFHFEGGLESFVTDMNKANAVSKAVSFSGGEDDVMVDFALLYNDTYSENLLSFVNNIKTPDGGTHEAGFRAGLTRVITNYVQANAAAREKDTKITGEDIREGLIAVVSVKVPEPQFEGQTKGKLGSSYVKPIVQKMVFDVLTKYFEENPIEARAIMDKALMAARGREAAKKARDLTRKKESMSVGTLPGKLADCQSKDPVISELYLVEGDSAGGSAKQGRDRVFQAILPLKGKILNVEKARLDKILKSDEIKNMITALGCGIGDEFDAEKLRYHKIIIMTDADVDGSHIQTLLLTFFFRFLNKVVENGHIYLAQPPLYRYKKGKKEIYLKDEKALNEFLIETGIEGVDIEGIGSADLIDFLKIVAAYRSVLKELEKRFNVLSAIRYMIENPDIVSKSYNEIFEILKDFLKAEGHNILNHYVSDDEIRIYVQTESGLEELVVNENLFTNPLYEEALYISQKIKERGLDLHSDVIDVLDEVEKNAKKGAYIQRYKGLGEMNPEQLWETTMNPENRRLLKIDINDAISASDTFNLFMGDEVEPRRNYIQDHAKDVKHLDI, encoded by the coding sequence ATGGAAAATAATTACGGCGCAGAAAATATTAAAGTACTAAAAGGGCTTGAGGCGGTCAGGAAGCGCCCGGGCATGTATATAGGTGATACTAACATAAGTGGTCTTCACCATATGATCTACGAAGTCGTTGATAACTCTATCGACGAAGCGATGGCAGGATACTGCGATACGATAGACGTTGAGCTTACACGTGAGGGCTCAGCGATCATTAGCGATAATGGCCGTGGTATCCCAGTAGATATGCACCCAACTGAGAAAATTTCAGCTGCGACTGTTGTTCTAACTGTTCTTCACGCTGGTGGTAAATTTGACAAGGACACTTATAAGGTCTCAGGCGGTCTTCACGGCGTTGGTGTATCTGTAGTAAATGCCCTTTCTAAAAAGCTAGTCGTAAATATCAAACGTGATGGCAAACTTCACAGACAAGAATTTGCAAAAGGTATCCCACAAAGCGATCTTCAAGTGATAAAAACTACAAATCGCACAGGCACGCAAGTCGAGTTTTGGCCAGATGATAGTATATTTGAAGTGACTGAATTTGATGATGAAATTTTAGTAAAAAGATTTCGCGAGCTAGCCTATCTAAATCCAAAGATAACTATAAATTTCAAAGATCAAAGAAATGGCAGAAGCGAGAGCTTTCATTTTGAGGGCGGACTTGAGAGCTTTGTAACTGATATGAACAAGGCAAATGCTGTCAGCAAAGCGGTCTCATTTAGCGGCGGCGAAGATGATGTTATGGTTGATTTTGCCCTGCTTTACAACGACACTTATAGTGAAAATTTACTAAGCTTTGTAAATAACATCAAAACTCCAGATGGCGGTACGCACGAGGCTGGCTTTAGAGCAGGTCTTACAAGAGTTATCACAAACTACGTTCAAGCAAATGCTGCTGCACGTGAAAAAGATACAAAGATAACTGGCGAAGATATCCGCGAGGGACTTATCGCAGTTGTTAGTGTAAAAGTGCCAGAGCCGCAGTTTGAGGGACAAACAAAGGGTAAACTAGGCTCAAGCTATGTAAAACCTATCGTTCAAAAGATGGTTTTTGATGTGCTTACAAAGTATTTTGAAGAAAATCCTATCGAAGCAAGAGCGATAATGGATAAAGCTCTAATGGCAGCTCGTGGTAGAGAAGCCGCTAAAAAAGCTAGGGATCTAACTCGTAAAAAAGAGAGCATGAGCGTAGGCACGCTCCCTGGCAAACTAGCTGATTGTCAGAGCAAAGATCCAGTAATTAGCGAGTTATATCTAGTGGAGGGCGACTCTGCGGGCGGTTCAGCAAAGCAGGGGCGTGATAGGGTTTTTCAAGCGATATTGCCACTTAAAGGTAAAATTCTAAACGTTGAAAAGGCAAGACTGGATAAAATTTTAAAATCTGATGAGATAAAAAATATGATAACAGCGCTAGGATGTGGTATCGGAGATGAATTTGACGCTGAAAAGCTTAGATATCATAAAATCATCATCATGACCGATGCTGACGTCGATGGTAGCCACATTCAGACGCTGCTTTTAACTTTCTTCTTTAGATTTTTAAATAAAGTTGTAGAAAATGGTCACATCTACCTAGCTCAGCCGCCACTTTATCGCTATAAAAAAGGCAAGAAAGAAATTTATCTAAAAGATGAAAAGGCGTTAAACGAATTTCTTATCGAAACTGGTATCGAAGGTGTTGATATAGAGGGTATAGGAAGTGCTGATTTGATTGACTTCTTAAAGATTGTTGCAGCTTATAGAAGCGTCTTAAAAGAGCTTGAAAAACGCTTTAACGTCCTTTCAGCGATCCGCTATATGATAGAAAATCCAGACATCGTCTCAAAAAGCTACAATGAAATTTTTGAAATTTTAAAGGATTTCTTAAAAGCTGAGGGTCACAACATTCTAAACCACTACGTTAGTGATGATGAGATTAGAATTTATGTGCAAACTGAAAGCGGCTTAGAAGAGCTTGTGGTAAATGAAAATTTATTCACAAATCCACTTTATGAAGAGGCACTTTACATCAGCCAAAAGATAAAAGAGCGCGGTCTAGACTTGCATAGTGACGTTATAGATGTGCTTGATGAGGTAGAGAAAAATGCTAAAAAAGGTGCATATATCCAGCGCTATAAAGGTCTTGGTGAGATGAACCCTGAGCAGCTTTGGGAGACTACGATGAACCCTGAAAATAGAAGACTTTTAAAGATCGATATAAACGACGCTATAAGCGCTTCTGATACGTTTAATCTCTTTATGGGCGATGAGGTCGAGCCAAGAAGAAACTACATCCAAGACCACGCAAAAGACGTTAAACACTTGGATATTTAA
- the queF gene encoding preQ(1) synthase, with protein MSEEMKYGEKILKEFDVESDLEVWENKQTRDYVIKITLPEFCCLCPRSGYPDFATIYLEYIPNKLVVELKAIKLYINSFMNRNISHEDSINEIYSVLEKKLEPKFMKIVGDFNPRGNVHTVIEISSDLVVKKPVEEKEFTPRSRERSFSDKPRERRSTSDRGSSRGNRDDKFKKDDKSRRSSNKEGFRKISYADDKKPKVVKKDK; from the coding sequence ATGAGCGAAGAGATGAAGTATGGCGAGAAAATTTTAAAAGAATTTGACGTAGAGAGTGACCTTGAGGTCTGGGAAAATAAGCAAACAAGGGACTATGTCATAAAGATCACTCTGCCTGAGTTTTGCTGCCTTTGCCCTCGCTCTGGTTATCCTGACTTTGCCACAATCTATCTTGAGTACATCCCAAATAAGCTAGTTGTTGAGCTAAAAGCGATAAAGCTTTACATAAATAGCTTTATGAACCGCAACATCAGCCACGAAGATAGTATAAATGAAATTTACTCTGTTTTAGAGAAAAAGCTTGAGCCTAAATTTATGAAGATAGTTGGTGACTTTAACCCACGTGGAAATGTCCATACGGTTATTGAGATCAGCTCTGATCTAGTGGTAAAAAAGCCAGTTGAAGAGAAAGAATTTACTCCAAGAAGTAGGGAGAGAAGCTTTAGCGACAAGCCACGTGAGAGACGAAGTACAAGCGATCGTGGTAGCAGTAGAGGCAACAGAGATGATAAATTTAAAAAAGATGACAAATCAAGAAGAAGCTCAAACAAAGAGGGCTTTAGAAAGATAAGCTATGCCGATGATAAGAAGCCAAAAGTAGTCAAAAAGGATAAATGA
- a CDS encoding HD domain-containing protein, protein MISAKLIEHIFKAASISRWNDYPKMANLVELDKQAHKFIIAYFIAKQEQDADMNYIIEAGIFEFLSRVVVTDIRPDVFHHIQKTKKEQINSWVLSNLDSLISDIEDGEFLERFKSYFKSDKKHEKERLILKAASYLATRWEFSIVYQTSQFLSDIEELKAKVEEEMEDYYELIGVRKIAMNQKLARLVDLSGRLRFQKRWAQTPRIPETAVLGHMLVVAILSYFYSLKAKACKKRLENNFFCALFHDLPESLTRDIISPVKYGVKGLNEIISEYEMRLIDERILPFVPEKIKDEFSYILGIRKDGEKFIKDEFENRTYERKIICHEGTMENVNEDKFNPIDGKALKYCDKLSAYIEAGISISYGVKSKELTDGFNNMYKFFSEKPKIDGVDFLEICDDFNEHFGLERPPLR, encoded by the coding sequence ATGATAAGTGCTAAGCTTATAGAACATATCTTTAAAGCAGCATCTATATCACGTTGGAACGACTATCCAAAGATGGCAAATTTAGTCGAGCTTGATAAGCAGGCTCATAAATTTATCATCGCTTATTTCATAGCAAAACAAGAGCAAGACGCCGATATGAACTATATCATTGAGGCTGGAATTTTTGAGTTTTTAAGCAGGGTCGTAGTCACTGACATACGTCCAGACGTCTTTCACCACATCCAAAAGACAAAAAAAGAGCAGATAAATAGCTGGGTTTTAAGTAATCTTGATAGCCTTATTTCAGATATTGAAGATGGGGAGTTTTTAGAGAGATTTAAAAGTTATTTTAAAAGTGATAAAAAGCATGAAAAAGAGCGTCTCATTCTAAAAGCAGCTAGCTATCTTGCCACTAGGTGGGAATTTTCTATCGTCTATCAAACGAGCCAGTTTTTAAGTGATATAGAAGAGCTTAAAGCTAAGGTTGAGGAGGAGATGGAGGATTATTATGAGCTAATTGGCGTTAGAAAGATCGCTATGAATCAAAAATTAGCCCGCCTTGTTGATCTAAGTGGCAGGCTAAGGTTTCAAAAGCGCTGGGCACAAACGCCTCGTATCCCTGAAACTGCGGTCTTAGGGCATATGCTAGTAGTTGCGATACTAAGCTACTTTTACTCACTCAAAGCAAAAGCTTGCAAAAAACGTTTAGAAAATAACTTCTTTTGTGCACTATTTCACGATCTACCGGAGAGCCTCACAAGAGATATCATAAGCCCTGTAAAATACGGCGTAAAAGGGCTAAATGAGATCATCAGCGAGTATGAGATGAGGCTTATTGATGAGAGGATTTTGCCATTTGTGCCTGAAAAGATCAAAGATGAGTTTAGCTACATCCTTGGCATCAGAAAAGATGGCGAGAAATTTATAAAAGATGAGTTTGAAAATAGAACTTATGAGCGCAAGATCATCTGCCACGAAGGGACTATGGAGAACGTAAATGAGGATAAATTTAACCCAATTGATGGCAAAGCACTAAAATACTGCGACAAACTCTCAGCCTACATCGAAGCTGGAATTTCTATAAGCTACGGTGTCAAGTCAAAAGAGCTAACTGACGGCTTTAATAATATGTATAAATTTTTTAGTGAAAAACCTAAGATCGACGGAGTGGATTTTTTAGAAATTTGTGATGATTTTAATGAACATTTTGGTTTAGAAAGACCCCCTCTCAGATGA
- a CDS encoding flagellar hook protein FlgE has product MMRGFYNGISGIKTQSFGMDVWANNISNINNVGFKASIPEFKNLINQHMASAGSGPTNNQVGLGATKQTTALKMTNGSFQNTDNNFDLAIGGKGFFGVVDKNGRNYYTRTGSFDIDAAGNLVDNKGNLLLGTLTSFTPVTPSANALRKYGQTKGTTQAFTAKEEDLKLGDTGSQKGINLPHFLYMPAKQTKNINLKGNLDSSLITDKRTTAIDAANFNYTLDNTNKTISLNGQIPLSQTRFGAKAGDSVVVKVKDGDGKFSEFSTTLESDGSWHINNKSLKFMNFASLDVKAEVTSLVEVANKEKLSSEIYNSDGTKSLVTINFTKQIPQGSNQTIWNATATITDANGVVQNTAMGILTFDGSGRLVTNTLTSVGNVALNFLGDGDVNVYNGITSSANSKKDFIIKADGYAEGNLTKYSVDDRGNIMANFDNSRSFIVAKIALFHFQNEQGVSKVGDNLYEATPNSGEAFFYRNKAGETIYGSQILANKLEMSNVDLGQALSEVIVTQKAYEASAKSITTSDEMIQTAIQMKK; this is encoded by the coding sequence ATGATGAGAGGTTTTTACAACGGAATTAGTGGCATTAAAACACAAAGCTTTGGCATGGATGTTTGGGCAAATAATATCTCAAATATCAACAACGTAGGTTTTAAAGCTTCAATCCCTGAGTTTAAAAATTTAATCAATCAACATATGGCTTCTGCTGGAAGTGGTCCAACTAACAATCAAGTAGGTCTTGGAGCTACGAAACAAACGACAGCTTTAAAGATGACAAATGGTAGTTTTCAAAATACCGATAATAACTTTGACCTAGCCATAGGCGGTAAAGGCTTTTTTGGTGTCGTTGATAAAAATGGTAGAAACTACTACACAAGAACAGGTAGCTTTGATATAGACGCAGCTGGAAATTTAGTAGATAATAAAGGCAACTTACTTCTTGGTACGTTAACAAGTTTTACTCCAGTCACCCCAAGTGCTAATGCTCTTAGAAAATATGGTCAAACAAAAGGTACCACGCAGGCATTTACAGCAAAAGAAGAAGATCTAAAACTAGGCGATACTGGCTCACAAAAAGGCATAAATTTACCTCATTTTTTATATATGCCAGCCAAGCAAACAAAAAATATAAATTTAAAAGGCAACCTAGACTCAAGCCTTATAACAGATAAGCGAACAACAGCCATTGATGCGGCAAATTTTAACTATACACTCGATAATACAAACAAAACTATCTCACTAAATGGACAAATCCCACTAAGTCAGACAAGATTTGGTGCAAAAGCAGGCGATAGCGTAGTGGTAAAAGTAAAAGACGGTGATGGTAAATTTAGTGAGTTTTCAACCACACTAGAGAGCGATGGCAGCTGGCATATAAACAATAAAAGCCTAAAATTTATGAATTTTGCTAGCTTAGATGTAAAAGCTGAAGTTACATCACTAGTTGAAGTAGCTAATAAAGAAAAACTAAGTTCAGAAATATATAACAGCGATGGTACAAAGAGCTTAGTAACTATAAATTTTACAAAGCAAATCCCTCAAGGTAGCAATCAAACTATCTGGAATGCCACAGCTACGATAACTGATGCTAATGGTGTTGTACAAAATACAGCTATGGGAATACTTACTTTTGATGGTAGCGGCAGGCTTGTTACAAATACATTAACAAGCGTTGGAAACGTGGCTTTAAATTTTCTTGGCGATGGAGATGTAAATGTCTATAATGGCATAACAAGCTCAGCCAATTCAAAAAAAGACTTTATCATAAAAGCAGATGGCTACGCCGAAGGAAATCTCACAAAATATAGCGTTGATGATCGTGGAAATATCATGGCAAATTTTGACAATTCTCGCTCATTTATAGTTGCAAAAATAGCTCTATTTCACTTCCAAAATGAACAAGGAGTATCAAAAGTGGGTGATAATCTCTATGAAGCAACTCCAAATTCAGGTGAGGCATTTTTTTATAGAAATAAAGCTGGTGAGACTATTTATGGCTCACAAATCCTTGCAAATAAACTTGAAATGAGTAATGTCGATCTTGGTCAAGCGCTAAGTGAGGTTATAGTCACGCAAAAGGCTTATGAGGCTAGTGCAAAAAGTATCACAACAAGTGATGAGATGATCCAAACTGCTATTCAGATGAAGAAATAA
- a CDS encoding flagellar basal body rod modification protein, with protein MASVSDITTQTTQQKNAEKKAKAKQDAAAGTGTNPNAQLDKDAFMKLLLTELQYQDPTSPMDTEKMLTQTSQLASLEMQQNTNSAMKELVNQLKSNANAYAISALGKMVSTGSNSVLLTDEQKTVNFALYFKSDLANGKLEIKNANGEVVRSIDIKDLKSGVRRISWDGKDDSGKQLPNGAYTVSVNYTGKDGNSYKTQVGSYPVEAVKFVDGKAMIKIAGEYVPMDKISEFYEG; from the coding sequence ATGGCTTCAGTTTCAGATATAACTACACAAACAACACAACAAAAAAATGCCGAGAAAAAGGCAAAAGCAAAGCAAGATGCGGCAGCTGGTACAGGAACTAACCCAAATGCACAGCTAGATAAAGATGCATTTATGAAGTTACTTTTAACAGAGCTTCAGTATCAAGACCCAACAAGTCCTATGGATACTGAAAAGATGCTCACACAAACTAGCCAACTAGCATCACTAGAGATGCAACAAAATACAAACTCAGCTATGAAAGAGCTTGTAAATCAGTTAAAATCAAATGCAAATGCCTACGCCATATCAGCCCTTGGCAAAATGGTCTCAACTGGTTCAAACTCAGTTTTACTAACAGATGAGCAAAAAACTGTAAATTTTGCACTTTATTTTAAATCAGATCTTGCAAATGGTAAGCTTGAAATTAAAAATGCAAATGGAGAGGTCGTTCGTTCAATCGATATAAAAGATCTAAAGTCAGGAGTTCGCAGAATATCTTGGGATGGCAAAGATGATTCTGGAAAACAATTACCAAACGGAGCATATACAGTCTCTGTTAATTACACCGGAAAAGATGGTAATTCATACAAAACTCAAGTAGGTAGCTATCCGGTTGAAGCAGTAAAATTTGTAGATGGTAAAGCCATGATAAAAATCGCAGGCGAATATGTCCCAATGGATAAAATATCTGAATTTTACGAAGGATAA